From a region of the Sander lucioperca isolate FBNREF2018 chromosome 8, SLUC_FBN_1.2, whole genome shotgun sequence genome:
- the LOC116046927 gene encoding gap junction alpha-8 protein, protein MGDWSFLGNILEEVNEHSTVIGRVWLTVLFIFRILILGTAAEFVWGDEQSDYVCNTQQPGCENVCYDEAFPISHIRLWVLQIIFVSTPSLVYVGHAVHHVHMEEKRKEREEAELSRQQELSEERLPLAPDQGSVRTTKETSTKGSKKFRLEGTLLRTYICHIIFKTLFEVGFVVGQYFLYGFRILPLYKCSRWPCPNTVDCFVSRPTEKTVFIIFMLAVACVSLFLNFVEISHLGLKKIRFVFRKPAPAPAQGEGSAPLPPQGKSLPPLAVPSLQRAKGYKLLEEEKVPITHLYPLAEVGMEAGRGAPPFPGLQEKVEEVLPMGDISKVYDETLPSYAQTTETAGVTLHEEEAEKVQPAEVEAERVEEVVDEDVEVEEAVKGEGAGMEATDTIEDTRPLSRLSKASSRARSDDLTV, encoded by the coding sequence ATGGGTGACTGGAGCTTTCTGGGTAATATTTTAGAGGAAGTTAATGAGCACTCTACGGTGATCGGCCGGGTGTGGCTCACAGTGCTCTTCATCTTCCGTATCCTCATTCTGGGCACGGCGGCGGAGTTTGTGTGGGGTGATGAGCAGTCTGACTATGTCTGCAACACACAGCAGCCCGGATGTGAAAATGTGTGCTACGACGAGGCCTTCCCCATCTCCCACATCCGCCTGTGGGTGCTGCAGATCATCTTTGTGTCCACACCATCTCTGGTGTATGTGGGTCATGCTGTGCACCATGTCCACATGGAGGAGAAACGCAAAGAGCGAGAGGAGGCAGAACTTAGCCGGCAGCAGGAGTTGAGTGAGGAGCGTCTCCCTCTGGCACCTGACCAGGGAAGTGTCCGCACCACTAAGGAGACCAGCACAAAGGGAAGCAAGAAGTTCCGGCTGGAGGGCACACTGCTGAGGACCTACATCTGCCACATCATCTTCAAGACACTGTTTGAGGTGGGCTTCGTGGTGGGCCAGTACTTTCTGTACGGCTTCCGCATCTTGCCACTGTACAAATGCAGCCGCTGGCCCTGCCCCAATACAGTGGACTGCTTTGTGTCTCGCCCCACGGAGAAGACCGTCTTCATCATCTTTATGTTGGCTGTCGCCTGTGTCTCACTCTTCCTCAACTTTGTGGAGATCAGTCACCTGGGCCTGAAGAAGATTCGCTTTGTCTTTCGCAAGCCGGCCCCCGCCCCAGCCCAAGGTGAGGGCTCGGCCCCCCTGCCGCCACAAGGGAAGAGCCTGCCCCCCCTGGCTGTGCCCTCCCTGCAGAGAGCGAAAGGTTACaagctgctggaggaggagaaagtTCCCATAACTCACCTCTACCCACTGGCTGAGGTGGGCATGGAGGCTGGCAGAGGGGCCCCACCCTTCCCGGGGCTGCAGGAGAAGGTGGAGGAGGTGCTGCCCATGGGGGACATCTCTAAGGTGTATGATGAGACTCTGCCCTCCTACGCCCAGACCACTGAGACAGCGGGGGTGACATTACAcgaggaggaggcagagaaggTGCAGCCAGCCGAGGTGGAAGCAGAGAGAGTGGAGGAGGTTGTTGATGAGGATGTGGAGGTAGAGGAAGCAGTGAAAGGCGAGGGGGCAGGGATGGAGGCCACGGATACGATAGAAGACACCAGACCGCTGAGCCGACTGAGCAAAGCCAGCAGCAGGGCCAGGTCAGACGATCTCACCGTATGA